The Lineus longissimus chromosome 2, tnLinLong1.2, whole genome shotgun sequence genome window below encodes:
- the LOC135483598 gene encoding leucine-rich repeat-containing protein 70-like produces the protein MATVALFSACVVLFSSVHGQCPFPEHCTCTGKTVECKNVDSSERMVEILTSMATNNADTEKLSFIDGEIATLKKGQFQGLGNLQSLTFVNARFVGNAGLNEEALNGLTKLTMFRISMNNKAASDDTPMKFPENFFKSLTALKVLQLDNNRLGTSPSQGVFNGLEGLDILDLSSNNIVAPDTGKLSALRGLKTLNLASNGMTTLSPDVFIGLTKLESLILSGNPAIALNDATLSKVRSLKSLDLSFNQLSEINPQTMSSVMATLETLDLNSNNIETLKDNMFSGLSALKLLNLSSQASGIKTFEPSAFAGLTSLSELDLSRNSFSHLKPNAFEPIAQAHFILKGNRFFCNCEIMPMRTWIVTKSKNTALVCSYPPSLMNRNIADIDPEADVGCIPPVFTNLNERVRGEEGTTVTFSCAVKNRHQYPEMSYTILLGSPLPKNRSKVEVTNSSDANNYFTKAVVFTVKDVTRADNGQIKCTASGAGTTLTATLDIVYGPEGLPLWAIILIVAVVILVIVCVIVGVVMCRKQKYKVVRH, from the coding sequence ATGGCGACAGTAGCGTTATTCTCGGCTTGCGTAGTACTTTTTTCAAGTGTTCATGGCCAATGTCCCTTCCCGGAACACTGTACTTGTACTGGTAAGACCGTGGAGTGTAAGAATGTCGACAGCTCGGAGAGAATGGTGGAGATTCTGACAAGCATGGCGACAAACAATGCGGATACGGAGAAGCTATCTTTCATCGACGGAGAAATTGCCACTTTGAAAAAGGGCCAGTTCCAAGGACTCGGTAATTTGCAGTCACTGACTTTTGTAAACGCAAGGTTTGTTGGTAACGCTGGACTAAACGAGGAAGCACTCAATGGGCTAACCAAGTTGACGATGTTCCGAATATCCATGAACAACAAAGCTGCGTCTGACGACACGCCCATGAAGTTCCCCGAGAACTTTTTCAAATCGTTGACGGCGCTAAAAGTATTGCAACTCGACAACAACCGACTTGGAACGTCTCCATCTCAAGGCGTCTTCAACGGATTGGAAggtttggatattcttgatctTTCATCGAATAACATCGTGGCGCCTGATACTGGGAAGTTATCCGCACTCAGGGGTCTGAAAACTCTGAACCTCGCTTCCAATGGGATGACAACTTTGTCGCCGGACGTATTTATTGGTTTGACCAAACTGGAATCGCTTATCCTCTCTGGTAACCCAGCAATCGCGTTGAATGATGCAACACTTTCAAAAGTCCGTTCTCTAAAGAGCCTGGACTTGAGTTTCAACCAACTTTCCGAAATTAACCCTCAGACAATGTCATCAGTAATGGCAACCCTAGAAACCCTGGACTTGAATTCAAATAACATTGAAACCCTCAAGGATAATATGTTCAGTGGACTTAGCGCGCTCAAGTTATTGAATTTGAGTTCTCAAGCCTCTGGAATCAAAACATTCGAACCATCTGCCTTCGCAGGACTGACCAGCTTGAGTGAACTCGATCTCAGCAGGAATTCCTTTAGCCACTTAAAGCCAAATGCCTTCGAACCAATCGCTCAGGcccacttcattttgaaaggcAATAGGTTTTTCTGTAACTGTGAAATCATGCCAATGAGAACATGGATTGTGACCAAGTCTAAGAATACTGCCCTTGTCTGCTCCTACCCTCCCAGCTTGATGAACAGAAATATTGCTGACATTGACCCTGAAGCGGATGTGGGTTGCATTCCACCAGTATTCACAAATCTGAATGAACGCGTCAGGGGAGAGGAGGGCACCACCGTAACATTCTCATGCGCCGTCAAAAACCGTCATCAGTACCCTGAAATGTCTTATACAATTCTCTTAGGATCACCCCTCCCAAAAAATCGGTCAAAGGTCGAGGTCACCAATTCAAGCGACGCCAATAATTACTTCACCAAGGCTGTCGTTTTCACCGTCAAGGATGTGACCCGGGCTGACAATGGACAAATCAAATGCACCGCATCGGGCGCAGGGACCACTCTGACGGCGACTTTGGATATCGTCTACGGACCAGAGGGTCTCCCTCTCTGGGCTATCATTCTCATTGTCGCCGTTGTCATATTGGTCATTGTGTGTGTCATTGTTGGAGTTGTCATGTGCAGAAAGCAGAAATACAAAGTCGTGCGACATTAA
- the LOC135483597 gene encoding D-beta-hydroxybutyrate dehydrogenase, mitochondrial-like, protein MSAQRLVGTIFLIVAAVIYRFNEENKTALFIMWMYILFGVAAMIHFQPKHLDLKGKAVFVTGCDTGLGYELAKALNKLGCIVFAGCLKPNGPGAQKLKACTTDQCHILHLDVSNDESVEKVIKVIREKSDGELWAVVNNAGINAYGDTELCTMDMYRKQTDVNLFGTIRVTKACLKMIRKAKGRIVNVTGVKGLAGFPLSSACSVSAYGVEAFSDILRVEMKRWEVPVVVVEPSNFEGRTNLLKSPTHGKGFEEELTNIWDAMDEELREDYGREYLDAYKKDLESQATNTHPDLDPVLKKIVEAVAAQFPRERYLIGASSGIYELFTFDMYKVTAKLNQWLPTEITDFIMEYNFLSALPLPKALQKDKKRD, encoded by the exons ATGTCAGCCCAAAGACTTGTCGGTACAATCTTCCTTATTGTAGCTGCAGTCATTTATCGCTTCAATGAAGAGAACAAAACAGCCTTGTTTATCATGTGGATGTACATTCTCTTTGGTGTGGCTGCGATGATCCATTTCCAGCCCAAACATCTCGATTTGAAGGGGAAGGCAGTATTTGTGACTGGCTGTGATACAG gtcTAGGATATGAGCTTGCAAAAGCTTTAAATAAACTTGGTTGCATTGTGTTTGCTGGATGCTTGAAGCCAAATGGGCCAGGTGCCCAAAAGTTGAAAGCTTGCACAACCGACCAGTGTCATATTCTACATCTTGATGTTTCCAATGATGAAAGTGTTGAGAAGGTGATTAAAGTCATTAGGGAGAAATCAGATGGAG AATTATGGGCCGTTGTGAACAATGCTGGTATCAATGCATATGGTGACACAGAGTTGTGTACGATGGATATGTACCGAAAACAGACTGATGTCAATCTGTTTGGGACAATCAGGGTGACTAAAGCTTGTCTCAAGATGATAAGGAAGGCTAAAG GCCGGATAGTAAATGTCACTGGTGTAAAAGGACTTGCAGGATTTCCTCTTAGTAGTGCATGCAGCGTCTCGGCATATGGTGTGGAGGCGTTTTCAGATATTCTTCGAGTCGAAATGAAAAGATGGGAAGTCCCAGTCGTAGTGGTAGAGCCATCTAACTTTGAGGGTAGAACTAATCTTCTAAAAAGTCCAACACAT GGGAAGGGTTTTGAAGAAGAATTGACAAATATATGGGATGCCATGGATGAAGAACTTAGGGAAGATTATGGTAGAGAATATCTTGATGCTTACAAAAAGGATCTTGAATCTCAAGCCACAAACACTCATCCTGATCTTGATCCCGTCCTGAAGAAAATAGTGGAGGCTGTAGCAGCACAGTTTCCAAGGGAACGTTATTTGATCGGAGCTAGTAGTGGAATATATGAACTTTTTACATTTGATATGTATAAG GTCACTGCCAAGTTAAACCAATGGTTACCAACTGAGATAACAGACTTTATCATGGAGTATAACTTCCTTAGTGCATTACCCCTTCCAAAGGCTTTACAGAAAGATAAGAAGAGGGACTGA